A single Terriglobales bacterium DNA region contains:
- a CDS encoding RHS repeat-associated core domain-containing protein, translating to MGLHSLRVKTSSGKLYWRGMGVDTLAESNLSGSMTDEFVYFAGRKVARRLSTGDVHYYFADHLGSTRVLTSTGSYVEDLDFYPFGGLRSYYSSGSKYKFTGYERDSESNLDYAIFRHYGSTLGRFYQPDPLAGSVANPQSLNRYAYVLNDPSNLVDPLGLEWTCTDVTIDGTPTGQKNCVWHDDIPTDGPIAEGVENDAIGNGPGSAWCPVGIGLGMFLVPCGGRPAPQQPREPEKPKKPVPYDKACPGSSAVASFSLGGNILAGANVNITLGINSTGLTLSTRAAVLGNGISNGNRRWVNPVRFTFWASTSECGALVATATLNVEVTPHN from the coding sequence GTGGGTTTACACTCCTTGCGGGTGAAGACCTCGAGCGGCAAGCTCTACTGGCGGGGCATGGGCGTGGACACGCTGGCCGAATCCAACCTCAGCGGCAGCATGACCGACGAGTTCGTCTACTTCGCCGGCCGCAAGGTAGCGCGGCGGCTTTCCACGGGCGACGTGCACTACTATTTCGCCGACCACCTGGGCTCGACCCGGGTGCTGACCTCGACCGGCAGCTACGTCGAGGACCTGGACTTCTACCCCTTTGGCGGCCTGCGCAGCTATTACTCGAGCGGCAGCAAGTACAAGTTCACCGGCTACGAGCGCGACTCAGAATCGAACCTGGACTACGCCATCTTCCGCCACTACGGCTCGACCCTGGGCCGCTTCTACCAGCCCGACCCGCTGGCCGGCAGCGTGGCCAATCCCCAGTCGCTCAATCGCTATGCCTATGTGTTGAATGACCCCAGCAACTTGGTTGATCCACTGGGCTTGGAATGGACATGCACAGACGTGACCATCGACGGGACGCCCACGGGGCAGAAGAACTGCGTTTGGCACGACGACATCCCCACGGATGGTCCAATAGCCGAGGGCGTAGAGAACGATGCAATCGGCAATGGCCCAGGCTCAGCCTGGTGCCCGGTCGGCATTGGCCTTGGGATGTTTTTGGTTCCCTGCGGCGGCCGTCCAGCACCTCAGCAGCCCAGAGAACCTGAAAAGCCCAAGAAGCCGGTCCCCTATGACAAAGCTTGTCCCGGTTCCAGTGCCGTCGCGAGTTTCAGTCTTGGGGGTAATATTCTTGCCGGTGCCAATGTCAACATAACTCTAGGGATAAACTCGACAGGCCTGACGCTCTCGACACGGGCCGCTGTTCTAGGGAATGGAATCTCGAACGGAAATCGCCGATGGGTGAATCCGGTCCGTTTTACATTTTGGGCAAGCACTTCGGAATGCGGGGCCCTCGTAGCCACAGCTACATTGAATGTAGAAGTCACGCCGCACAACTAG
- the tatC gene encoding twin-arginine translocase subunit TatC yields MPEAAMDAAGREGAQAEAAEPIAAMSFLEHLEELRRRIIYSIIGIAVGFLAAWSYADRIFGLMQQPIIEALRAHKLEDKLVYLSPTEPFNIYLKVGLLAGVFISAPFVLYQVWAFVAPGLYRHEKKYVLPFLGCTVGLFLAGGLFGYKIVYPAALDFLIGYGEQFRPMVTIGEYTDLFLTVILGLGLVFELPVVIFFLALMGVVDAGFLWRNFRYAILGAFTVAAILTPTTDVVNMTIFAAPLIVLYVLSIGIAWAVNPRRRARAAA; encoded by the coding sequence ATGCCTGAAGCGGCCATGGACGCGGCCGGACGTGAAGGCGCGCAGGCGGAGGCGGCTGAGCCAATCGCCGCCATGAGCTTCCTGGAGCACCTGGAAGAGCTGCGCCGGCGGATCATCTATTCCATCATCGGTATCGCGGTGGGGTTCCTGGCGGCGTGGTCGTATGCCGACCGCATCTTCGGACTGATGCAGCAGCCCATCATCGAGGCGCTGCGGGCGCACAAGCTGGAAGACAAGCTGGTCTACCTGAGTCCCACCGAGCCCTTCAACATTTACTTGAAGGTTGGGTTGCTGGCGGGCGTGTTCATCTCCGCTCCCTTCGTGCTCTACCAGGTGTGGGCGTTCGTCGCCCCCGGCTTGTACCGGCACGAAAAGAAGTACGTGCTGCCCTTCCTCGGATGCACGGTGGGCTTGTTCCTGGCGGGCGGTTTGTTCGGCTACAAGATTGTTTATCCGGCGGCGCTCGATTTCCTGATCGGGTACGGGGAACAGTTCCGCCCGATGGTCACGATCGGCGAATACACCGACCTGTTCCTCACGGTGATCCTCGGGCTGGGGTTGGTGTTCGAGCTGCCGGTGGTGATCTTCTTCCTGGCGCTGATGGGCGTGGTGGACGCCGGTTTTCTGTGGCGGAACTTCCGCTATGCGATCCTGGGCGCGTTCACGGTGGCCGCCATCCTGACGCCGACCACTGACGTGGTGAACATGACCATCTTCGCCGCGCCGCTGATCGTGTTGTATGTGCTGAGTATCGGGATCGCGTGGGCGGTCAACCCGCGCCGCCGGGCACGAGC
- a CDS encoding twin-arginine translocase TatA/TatE family subunit, which produces MNLGFPEMMFLILLALLIFGPKKLPEIGRQIGRGLAEFKRASNDFKHQLEDEVRQLEIEEERKKQIRAPEGTVAARSEAESSQIGAGTGAEGGSEPSAGSGPGAETETRTNA; this is translated from the coding sequence ATGAACCTGGGCTTTCCGGAGATGATGTTTCTCATCCTGCTGGCCCTGTTGATCTTCGGGCCGAAGAAGTTGCCGGAGATCGGGCGGCAGATCGGGCGGGGGCTGGCGGAGTTCAAGCGCGCCTCCAACGACTTCAAGCACCAGCTCGAGGACGAGGTGCGGCAACTGGAGATCGAAGAGGAGCGGAAGAAACAGATCCGTGCGCCGGAAGGGACGGTGGCGGCGCGGTCGGAGGCGGAATCGTCGCAGATCGGCGCGGGGACTGGCGCGGAAGGCGGCAGCGAACCGAGCGCGGGAAGCGGGCCCGGCGCCGAAACCGAGACCAGGACCAATGCCTGA
- a CDS encoding purine-nucleoside phosphorylase translates to MPSELSRARRAARFLLRRVRMRPRIAVILGSGLGAFAGRLQDRVRIPFDQIPGFPRPTAPGHAGVASFGVLRSGRMRTIPVAVLEGRPHLYEGYSAGEVVLPVRVLAQMGVRTLILSNAAGGLSRRFPAGRLAVVRDHINLQGTNPLRGQREEFGPHFLDMTAAYSPALRRLARAQARHLDIPLGEGVYAGVLGPVYETPAEIAFLRRIGADLVGMSTVQETIAARQMGMEVLAISVVTNLAAGLSKRKLTHEEVLAKAADASEKLGRLLESVIVRIADS, encoded by the coding sequence ATGCCCAGCGAGCTCTCCCGCGCCCGCCGTGCCGCGCGCTTTCTGCTGCGCCGCGTGCGGATGCGGCCGCGAATCGCGGTCATTCTGGGCTCGGGGCTGGGAGCGTTCGCCGGCCGGCTGCAAGACCGGGTTCGCATCCCGTTCGACCAGATCCCCGGATTCCCGCGTCCCACCGCGCCCGGTCACGCCGGAGTCGCGAGCTTCGGTGTGCTGCGCTCAGGCAGGATGCGCACGATTCCCGTGGCCGTGCTCGAAGGACGTCCTCATCTCTACGAGGGTTACAGCGCCGGCGAGGTCGTCCTCCCGGTGCGCGTCCTGGCGCAGATGGGCGTGCGCACGCTGATTTTGTCGAACGCGGCCGGCGGGCTCAGCCGCCGCTTCCCTGCCGGCCGCCTGGCGGTGGTGCGTGATCACATCAATCTGCAGGGTACCAATCCGCTGCGCGGGCAGCGCGAAGAGTTCGGCCCGCACTTCCTCGACATGACGGCAGCCTACTCCCCGGCACTGCGCCGCCTGGCCCGCGCGCAGGCTCGCCATCTGGACATTCCCCTTGGGGAAGGCGTCTATGCGGGCGTGCTCGGGCCGGTGTATGAGACGCCAGCGGAGATCGCCTTCCTGCGGCGCATCGGCGCCGATCTGGTGGGCATGTCCACGGTGCAGGAGACGATCGCCGCGCGCCAGATGGGCATGGAGGTGCTCGCCATCTCCGTGGTCACCAACCTGGCGGCGGGGCTGAGCAAGAGAAAGCTGACGCACGAGGAGGTGCTGGCGAAAGCGGCGGATGCGAGTGAGAAGCTGGGGCGGCTGTTGGAAAGCGTCATCGTCCGGATCGCGGACTCGTGA
- a CDS encoding S41 family peptidase codes for MAGRSRRSALLVLLVILACGSLGVLFGQRISPTPASGSEIEDQVRVFADVYRVVEDNYADPVNADKAIYNGAIPGMLRVLDPHSNFFDPKSYSLLREDQRGKYYGVGMQVGPRNNKVIVIAPFVGTPAYRAGIRPGDIIAAVDGKPTDNLSTGEVADLLKGPKGTPVRITILREGTDGPLEFTVVRDEIPRDSVDVHFELSPGVGYLHISSFNETTEQEVAEALEQFGELKGLVLDLRQNPGGLLSEAVAVADNFLRKGAIIVRHSGRASQEKVYRAREGNNGREYPLVVLVNRGTASAAEILAGAIQDHDRGLVVGETTFGKGLVQTVYPLSENTGLALTTAKYFTPSGRLIQREYAGVSLYDYYTNNGNGNNGGQREVRMTDSGRPVYGGGGISPDVKLESARTNRFQDSLLQRYAFFNFAKRYLLHRHVDRSFKVDDVVLIEFRKFLDDEKIPYTEAELLEVDDWLRSNIKAEIFIAEFGQQEGLRVRAETDPQVRKAVELLPQARELAENARKILAERNQSQTIPR; via the coding sequence ATGGCTGGTCGTTCCCGCCGCTCTGCTCTGCTCGTTCTTCTGGTCATCCTCGCCTGCGGTTCCCTGGGCGTGTTGTTCGGCCAGCGCATCAGCCCCACTCCCGCTTCCGGCTCGGAGATCGAGGATCAGGTCCGCGTCTTCGCCGACGTCTATCGCGTGGTCGAAGATAACTACGCCGACCCGGTCAACGCCGACAAGGCCATCTACAACGGCGCCATCCCCGGCATGCTGCGCGTGCTCGATCCGCATTCCAACTTCTTCGATCCCAAGTCCTACTCCCTGCTGCGCGAAGATCAGCGCGGCAAGTATTACGGCGTAGGCATGCAGGTGGGACCGCGCAACAACAAGGTCATCGTGATCGCCCCCTTCGTGGGCACGCCCGCCTACCGCGCCGGCATCCGCCCCGGGGATATCATCGCCGCCGTGGACGGCAAGCCCACCGACAACCTCTCCACCGGCGAAGTCGCCGATTTGCTCAAGGGCCCCAAGGGCACCCCGGTGCGCATCACCATCCTGCGCGAGGGCACCGACGGTCCGCTTGAGTTCACCGTGGTGCGCGACGAGATCCCGCGCGACTCCGTGGACGTCCACTTCGAGCTCTCGCCCGGCGTCGGCTACCTGCACATCTCCAGCTTCAATGAGACCACCGAGCAGGAAGTCGCCGAAGCCCTGGAGCAGTTCGGCGAGCTGAAGGGACTGGTCCTCGATCTGCGCCAGAACCCCGGCGGCCTGTTGAGTGAAGCCGTCGCCGTGGCCGATAACTTCCTGCGCAAGGGCGCCATCATCGTGCGCCACTCCGGCCGCGCTTCGCAGGAGAAGGTCTATCGCGCCCGCGAGGGCAACAACGGCCGCGAGTATCCCCTGGTCGTGCTGGTCAACCGGGGCACCGCCTCCGCCGCCGAGATTCTGGCGGGCGCCATCCAGGACCACGACCGCGGCCTGGTCGTCGGCGAAACCACCTTCGGCAAGGGCCTGGTCCAGACCGTCTACCCGCTTTCGGAAAACACCGGCCTCGCCCTGACCACGGCCAAGTACTTCACGCCCAGCGGCCGCCTCATCCAGCGCGAATACGCCGGCGTTAGCCTTTATGACTACTATACTAATAACGGAAATGGTAACAATGGCGGGCAGCGCGAAGTGCGCATGACCGACAGCGGCCGGCCGGTGTACGGCGGCGGCGGCATCAGCCCGGACGTCAAGCTGGAATCTGCGCGCACCAACCGCTTCCAGGATTCGCTGTTGCAACGCTACGCCTTCTTCAACTTCGCCAAGCGCTACCTGCTGCATCGCCACGTGGACCGCAGCTTCAAGGTGGATGACGTCGTGCTGATCGAGTTCCGCAAGTTTCTCGACGACGAGAAGATCCCCTACACCGAAGCGGAACTGCTGGAAGTGGACGATTGGCTGCGCTCCAACATCAAGGCAGAGATCTTCATTGCGGAGTTCGGCCAGCAGGAAGGCCTGCGGGTGCGAGCGGAGACCGATCCCCAGGTGCGCAAAGCGGTGGAGCTACTGCCCCAGGCCAGGGAACTGGCGGAGAATGCACGCAAGATCCTCGCCGAACGCAACCAGTCGCAAACCATCCCGCGCTAG